In Rodentibacter haemolyticus, the DNA window TTTTGCACTTGTTTCATCAACAAGCCCAGCCCCTCACTACCAAAACAGTGCGGAAACTTTACGTTCAGTTGTCTAACCGCTTGATTTAATGCCCAAGAAAATCGGCTTTGTTTTGATGAGGTGTCAGTGGAATAATCGGAAAGGACAATTTGGTAAATAGGGTAACAAGGAGATTCGTTATCAGGAAGTGCGGTCGATTTTATCGGTGAAATATCCATTCGGACATCGGCATCGGGACGAAATTGTTCCGCCTGCTGCTGAATTTGTTCCGTTTGCCGTTGTTGTTGAGCAGCGTCAATACGAATTAAATCACGGCGTGGAATTTCCTCTGCATATAACGTTGATGAAATACCACTAAAAAGAATAATAAAGAAAATTGATTTTCTCATATAAACAATCCAATCAATAATAAAAATAAACTCCTATACTTTGAGGAAGTACAGGAGTTGTTAAAATTTCAGATACTACGGAGTAAACGCTCAAACTCTGAAAAAATCGACCGCACTTCCCCAAATAACAAATTAACCATTGTAGCGTTTAAACACTAAAGTTGCGTTTGTGCCGCCAAAGCCGAAGCTGTTTGACATAACGGTTTGCAGACCTGCATTTTCTTTGGTTTGCGTTACGATATTACAGCCTTCCGCCGCTTCATCTAAGGTTTCGATATTGATACTTGGCGCAATAAAATCATTGTGAAGCATTAATAAAGTATAGATGGCTTCATGCGCACCGGCTGCGCCTAATGAGTGGCCGGTCATTGATTTCGTGGAGGAAATCGCCGGTACGTTCGAACCGAATACGTTTTTGATTGCGCCTAGTTCTTTTACATCCCCGACCGGTGTTGAAGTGCCGTGAACATTGATGTAATCAATAGGGCTATCTACTGTTGCCATCGCTTGTTTCATACAACGCTCTGCGCCTTCACCGCTTGGTGCAACCATATCGTAACCATCGGAAGTCGCTCCATAGCCGACAATCTCCGCATAGATTTTTGCGCCACGGGCTAGTGCGTGTTCTAATTCTTCAACCACCACCACTGCACCACCACCTGCAATCACGAAACCGTCACGGTTTGCGTCATAAGCACGGGAAGCCTTCTCCGGCGTTTCATTATATTTCGTTGAAACCGCACCCATTGCATCAAATTCGGTTGCACATTCCCAAGATAATTCTTCCGCACCGCCGGCAAAAACCACATCTTGTTTGCCTAATTGAATCAACTCAAGCGCATGACCGATACAATGCGCGGAAGTAGCGCAAGCGGAGCTAATAGAATAACTCACGCCACGAATTTTATAAGGTGTCGCCAAACAAGCGGATACGCTGGATGCCATCGTTTTAGTTACGGCATAAGGCCCAATCGCCTTCACACCGCGCGGGCCTCGCACCGCATCGCAGGCAACTAATTGGTTATGAGCCGAGCCCGTGCCGGCACCAATAACCAACCCGGTACGGTCGTTGGAAACTTGATCTTCGGTTAAACCGGCATCTTCAATCGCTTCACGCATAGAAAGATAAGCATAAGCTGCTGCATCACCCATAAAACGATAGACTTTACGATCAATATGTTCGCTTGGATCCAATTTAATGGTGCCCGCTACATGGCTACGCATTTTCATTTCCACAAATTCAGGCACAACTTCAATGCCGGATTTACCCGCTTTTAGCGAAGCAAGCACTTCCTCTTTATTGTTACCGATACTTGAAATAATACCAAAGCCTGTAATCACAGCTCTTTTCATTGTTTCTTCCTTTTGTTTTGTATGTAAAAATAGCGACTCAAACTTACTACGAAATAAAAATATTTCAAGCAATAATTCATTTGTTTGACCAGTTGCCACCGCCAACAAATTCAATAAGCCAAGAAGTTCAGTATTATGGTTCAGTTGTACAAAGATAATTTTACATCCAACATTTATTTGGGTAGGGTGCGTTAGCTTTGCGTAACGCACCCTACATTTGTGCCACTGCGACATAATAATGAGAAACTCGGTTATTATAAGTCAATTCAACCATGCAAGAAAGGAATAAAAATGCAGCTAATTCACCCCGCAAAAATTCATTTTAATGAAGAAAATACACCAGTCTCCGATCAATTTGATGATGTTTATTTTTCCAACCAAGACGGATTGGCGGAAACGGACTATGTATTCTTACAGGGAAATCAATTATGGGAACGTTGGCTTACCCATCGGTGCGAGCATTTTGTCATTGCAGAAACCGGGTTTGGTACGGGGTTAAATTTCTTTGCCGCCACCCAATTATTTCGTGAATTTCGTCAGCAGCACCCAAATATGCCATTAAAACGTCTTTATTTTATTTCTTTTGAAAAATATCCGCTGCCATTGACCGCACTTCAGCAAGCCCATCGTACTTATCCGCAGTTTGTCGAATTAAGCCGACATTTACAACGTTATTGGCAATCGCCTATTCAAGGTTGCTATCGCATTCATTTTGATGAAACCACGCTTGATTTATGGCTTGGCGATATAGCCGAAAATTTACCTCAGCTCGGCGATTATATGAATGAATCTATCGATGCCTGGTTTTTAGATGGCTTCGCCCCAAGTAAAAATCCGGATATGTGGAACGAAAACCTATACAGCCAAATGCAACGCCTCACCAACCCCCAAGGCACATTTGCCACCTTCACGGCGGCAAGTGCGGTAAGAAAAGGCTTGATTTCCGCAGGTTTTAGCGTGGAAAAACGAAAAGGATTCGGCAAAAAGCGGGAATGTTTGAGCGGACAAAAAACGCAGCCAAAACCGACCGCACTTTCTGCACCTTGGTATTTACCGAAATCCGCCAATATGAAAAAACAAGACATCGCCATTGTCGGTGGCGGTATCGCTTCGCTTTGTACGGCAATTTCTTTACTTAAACGAGGGGCAAATATCACCCTTTATTGTGAAGATGAGCAACCGGCACTCAATGCTTCCGGTAACAAACAAGGTGCATTTTATCCGCAGCTGAGTGATTACAACGAACTCACCATACGTTTTTACATTCACGCATTCGCTTACGGTAAACAATTACTGGATTGGGCAGAAGAACAACAGATTGAGTTCGAACATCAATTTTGTGGTGTCTCATTATGTGCTTACAATGAGAAAAGTGCGGTTAAATTAGACAACATTTCTCGTTTAGGTTTACCGAATGAATTATTTGAAAAACTCAATGCCGCACAGCTAAGTGAAAAAGTCGGGTTGCCGCTTTCTTGCGGCGGTGGATTTATTTCTCAAGGCGGCTGGCTTGCCCCACGTCAATTTGTACAAAATGCTTTTGCACTATTGAAAAAATGCGGCGTAACAATCAAAACCTCACAAAAAATCACCGCACTTTCACAAACCGAATCAGGCTGGCAGCTCCTTAATTCCAAAAATGAAGTCATACAACACGAGGTTGTTGTACTTGCCAACGGTTATAAAATCACTGATTTTAGCCAAACCGAAAAGTTGCCGCTCTACCCTATTCGCGGACAAGTGAGCCAAATTCCGACATCAGAAAACTTACTGAAACTGCGATCCGTACTTTGTTATGACGGTTATCTCACCCCAACCGATTACACCAAAACCACCCATTGTATCGGCGCAAGCCACCTGCGTGATAATACGGATCGTACTTTCAGTGAAAAAGAACAATACGAAAATCAACAAAAACTCCAACAAAATATCGCCCGACCTTGGACACAAGATGTGGATACTTCCGGCAATCTTGCTCGAATAGGTATTCGCTGCTCGGTGCGTGATCTCGCCCCAATGATCGGCAATGTGCCGAACTTTGACAGACAATACGAGGATTATCGCAATCTTTTTAACCTTCGCCGCCGAAAACAACCGATTGAAAGTGCGGTCAATTTTCCGAATCTTTTTCTCTGTGCCGCATTAGGATCACGCGGATTAACCTCGGCTCCATTATTGGGTGAGACATTAGCTTCGCTCATTTACGGCGAACCTTTGCCTATAGGGGAAGATATTATGCAAAATTTATCGGCGAACCGATCTTGGGTAAGAAAATGGTTGAAAGGCGCAGAAGTGAAGTGAAATTTAATCAGCATTATGTATCGGTTGCACAAAAGCCAAAGGCGTAACGCACCGTTAAAGCCAAGTTTGGTGCGTTATGGCAAGCCTAGCGCACCCTACATTTGAATAAAAAAACAGCCTTTTGCGCAACTGCTGCAATAATACCGGTGCTTTGCCCCCCCTCTGCAACCATTTTGTTCATTACATCAAAAAAAAATGCAACCGCTGAGGGTTGCATTTTTCATTTACTTAAAGATTACCACTGATAACCTACGCCCACACCACCGGAGTAATGTCCTGCAGAGTTAGCCGTACCGGTTAATTTCAGAATAACCTTACCATTATCGCTGGATCTTGAGTAACCGACTGCGATAGCGGATGCGCCGCTATATCCGCCGGCGGCCGCCGCAACCATCGATTTACCCGGCATATAAACCTGCGGTAAAGAAGAAGCCGCTGCGGCGTTCGCACCGATACCGCGTACACGTTTATCTAAGTTATCAACACGATTATTGACATTATGGATATCTCCACGTACTTGGTCGAGCTGCCCTTTGTTAACCGCATCGGTCGGTTTCACACCCGGTGCAACATTGCTAATCACTTTATTGCCCGCGCTGATGCCTTTATCGGTAACACTGACGGTATCCCTACCTTTAGGATCGGAACCCTTAATCACTACTCCGTTATTATTGACGGTGGTATTACCGATAGCCACGCTACCGTCTTTACCAAGATCAATATCTTTCGCCAATTTCACGGTTAGTTTACCCTTACCATCAGAAACGACACCAATATTCGCCGCCGAAGAAAGTTTAGATTCATCAGCCTGACCGCCGACAACATTCACACGCGAGTTGAGTTTTTGTTTAGAGACCGTACCGGAATCGCCCATAAACTCTAAACCGTCATTTAAGGTTGCAACCTGTTCTTTGCTGCCATCCTGCTTCGTGTACTCAATACGGGTTTTGCTTTCACCGTCTTTTCCATCATTACCGTCTAAGCCTTTTTGACCGTCAATAACGCGAACTGTTGCGGAGGCATTCTTACCATCAGCCCCTTTTGGTCCGGTTAAGCCGATTGAACCGTCTTTACCGTTAATCACGACAGAGGAGCCGTCTTTACCGTTGACACCAATCGTACCGTCAACCCCATCTTTACCCGGCTCGCCTTTTTCGCCGATAACAAAGTTGTTGGTAGTTGACACTTCGTAACCGTTATCAATTTGTTTCACAATGATATTTTTGCCTTGATTCAAGGTAAAGGTTTCATTGTTATTGATACGTTTATCCGTGCCTGCAACTTCGCCATTGGTTGCAAGGTTAAAGCCGCTATTGGCAATGGACGTATAGAGCTGACCACCGTTGATCGCCTCTTTACTATTCGGGCTAATATCACCGTCAGCCACGTTGGTGACTTTCTTATTACCGGCATTAATCCCTTCACTTGTAATAGACGGTCCGTTCTTAATCGTCAGTCCGTCATTATTCAATGTGGTATTACCAATCGTGACATTGCCGTCTTTCAGGCTTGTACCGCCAATAGTTACGCTACCGTCTTTGCTTAAGTTTAAGTCTTTGTTCAAACTTACGTCAAAGTTTTTACCGCCGGACGCATTCGTTCCGTTAGCCACAACTTTAATGTTGCTATCTCCTGCCGTAACCGATTCTTCTTTCGCGATTTGTTTTTTCATCTCCTCAGAAAGATCGATATTGTAAGAAGTGGTAAAGTTCGCTTTATCAACGGTTGTGGCTACATTAACCGCATTAGAGCCGGTAACAACGGATTTCTCTGCATTGACCGTATAAATCGTTTGTTTATCGGCACCGACAGAAGAGGTGATATTCACATTTTTACCTTCAACAAGTTCGGTTTTCGCCGCCGCCATTGAAGCATTTAATTGTTGTAAATTAACCGCATCCGTTGCGTTAGTACCATTGGCGATATTGGTAATGGTTTTATTCCCTCCATCAATGCCTTTATTGGTGATTGACGGGCCATCTTTAATGGTTAAGCCGTCATTGTTCATCGTCACGTTACCCATTGTGAAGTTGCCGTCTTTCAACGTCGTATTACCGAGGGTGACGCTACCGTCTTTGGTTAAGTTCAAGTCTTTATTTAACTTCACTTCCATTGTGCCGTTAGCGTGTCCGATAACGCCGATATTGTTCGCCGTTAAATTCGCTTCTTGCGCACCGCCGACAATATTCAACTGGCTATTTAAAGTACGGTTAATAACTTGATCGTTATCGCCTTTGAATTTCAAGCCGTCATTGAGGTTTGCAACATTTTCGGTTGTACCGTTGACAACATATTGGATACGCGTTGTGGTTTCACCGTCTTTACCGTTTACACCGGCAGGACCTTGTCCGCCTTTAATGGTTAAACCGTTTGCACCGTCTTTACCATTCAAGCCGATTGAACCGTCCTTGCCATTGATAACGACTGCCGAACCGTCTTTGCCGTTCACACCGATTGTACCGTCAATGCCATCCTTACCGTTTTTGCCTGCAGCACCAACCGTAATATTGTTGCTTGTCGCCACTTCATAACCGTTCGCAATCTGTTTGATCACAATGTTATTGCCCGCATTCAAATTGAAGGTTTCATTGTTGGTTAAGCGTTTATCCGCCTCAGTTAAGCCGTCTTGTTCGGACGCTGCACCATTAGAACCGGCAACTACCGCAGATTTAAGGTTAAATCCGACCGCACTTAGCGTATCTTTTGTGATGTTTTGGGTTGCATTTTTCAAATCTCCCGCATTCACCACATTATTTAATGCCGGACCTGTCAAGTTATTCAAGTATTCATTGAAGGTAACATTCGCCGGCAATGAAGTCCCTTGAGGCAACACACCGCTATCAACATTGGTAATTAACACCGGAGCAGAATTATTCGCACCAATGAATCTCACTTTATTGCTTGGTGTATTGGTTAACGCACCGTTTTCATCGACGTAGCTGTTGGTTGTGTTAAAGGTGATATTTGTCGCACCGGTCGTTGCGTTATAAACCGCATTCACCGCAACACCTGTGCCATTGTTGAAGTTCACCGTATTCCCGTGAGTCACAAAATCAACGGCCTTACCATTTGCCTGCAAGTTCCAACCTGCATTCAACACGTCACCAACGGTTGCCGCATTATTGGTAATATTTTCATATTTATTACCATTTTG includes these proteins:
- the fabB gene encoding beta-ketoacyl-ACP synthase I; translated protein: MKRAVITGFGIISSIGNNKEEVLASLKAGKSGIEVVPEFVEMKMRSHVAGTIKLDPSEHIDRKVYRFMGDAAAYAYLSMREAIEDAGLTEDQVSNDRTGLVIGAGTGSAHNQLVACDAVRGPRGVKAIGPYAVTKTMASSVSACLATPYKIRGVSYSISSACATSAHCIGHALELIQLGKQDVVFAGGAEELSWECATEFDAMGAVSTKYNETPEKASRAYDANRDGFVIAGGGAVVVVEELEHALARGAKIYAEIVGYGATSDGYDMVAPSGEGAERCMKQAMATVDSPIDYINVHGTSTPVGDVKELGAIKNVFGSNVPAISSTKSMTGHSLGAAGAHEAIYTLLMLHNDFIAPSINIETLDEAAEGCNIVTQTKENAGLQTVMSNSFGFGGTNATLVFKRYNG
- the mnmC gene encoding bifunctional tRNA (5-methylaminomethyl-2-thiouridine)(34)-methyltransferase MnmD/FAD-dependent 5-carboxymethylaminomethyl-2-thiouridine(34) oxidoreductase MnmC, with translation MQLIHPAKIHFNEENTPVSDQFDDVYFSNQDGLAETDYVFLQGNQLWERWLTHRCEHFVIAETGFGTGLNFFAATQLFREFRQQHPNMPLKRLYFISFEKYPLPLTALQQAHRTYPQFVELSRHLQRYWQSPIQGCYRIHFDETTLDLWLGDIAENLPQLGDYMNESIDAWFLDGFAPSKNPDMWNENLYSQMQRLTNPQGTFATFTAASAVRKGLISAGFSVEKRKGFGKKRECLSGQKTQPKPTALSAPWYLPKSANMKKQDIAIVGGGIASLCTAISLLKRGANITLYCEDEQPALNASGNKQGAFYPQLSDYNELTIRFYIHAFAYGKQLLDWAEEQQIEFEHQFCGVSLCAYNEKSAVKLDNISRLGLPNELFEKLNAAQLSEKVGLPLSCGGGFISQGGWLAPRQFVQNAFALLKKCGVTIKTSQKITALSQTESGWQLLNSKNEVIQHEVVVLANGYKITDFSQTEKLPLYPIRGQVSQIPTSENLLKLRSVLCYDGYLTPTDYTKTTHCIGASHLRDNTDRTFSEKEQYENQQKLQQNIARPWTQDVDTSGNLARIGIRCSVRDLAPMIGNVPNFDRQYEDYRNLFNLRRRKQPIESAVNFPNLFLCAALGSRGLTSAPLLGETLASLIYGEPLPIGEDIMQNLSANRSWVRKWLKGAEVK